In Pseudomonas fakonensis, one DNA window encodes the following:
- a CDS encoding terminase large subunit, giving the protein MQNETLPQSISPDCRVKGFAAQVLAGSIIAGPDVRNAARRHLQDLEGGAERGLVWNADAALRAIGFFEDVLRLNGGDFEGLPFRLAPWQAFIVGSLFGWYTEDGYRRFRQAYIETGKGSGKSPLVAGIGLYGLVADGEQRAEVYAAATKKDQAQILFRDAVAMVNMAPHLAARLVQSGRDEKVWNLFYPATNSFFRPISSDEGQSGPRPHVALIDELHEHKTASAVNMMRAGTKFRRRALIVMITNSGSDKGSVCGQYHDLGVRICEGKEHNDAFFAFICSLDKGDDPFKEEACWPKVNPSLDFILEGQTDGIPGRKYLREQVAEAKGLPAKEAVVRRLNFCEWTQATSPWLSWEIWSQAADGVPMRVLRNRPCVGGLDLSSTTDLTAFVLMFAPVPYDPHWRSLSYFWIPDDDLSGREKRDRVPYLQWVKERHLETTPGRAISKLHVLRRLQTICDYFDVRRIAYDRWRIEDLLQLMTDNSITLPELLPFGQGFKDMGPAVDEFERRLLGRKTMDQGVIDLDPTEYEVVSEVTTPVEAEVVETLLHDNNPVMTWCAGNAVIVFDPANNRKVDKSKATGRIDGIVAALMAVGISGDISEATGKSVYDEGVGI; this is encoded by the coding sequence ATGCAGAACGAGACGCTGCCGCAAAGTATTTCACCTGACTGCCGGGTAAAGGGCTTCGCTGCCCAGGTGCTGGCCGGCTCGATCATCGCCGGTCCAGATGTTCGCAACGCTGCCCGGCGGCACCTGCAGGACTTGGAGGGCGGTGCCGAGCGTGGGTTGGTCTGGAACGCTGATGCTGCGCTTCGTGCCATCGGTTTCTTCGAAGATGTGCTGCGCCTGAACGGCGGCGACTTCGAAGGTTTACCGTTCCGGCTGGCGCCGTGGCAGGCGTTCATCGTTGGGAGCCTGTTTGGTTGGTACACCGAGGATGGCTATCGGCGCTTCCGGCAGGCATACATCGAGACGGGCAAAGGCTCTGGCAAGTCGCCCTTGGTGGCCGGGATCGGCCTGTATGGGCTGGTGGCCGACGGCGAGCAGCGGGCCGAGGTCTACGCGGCCGCGACCAAGAAGGACCAAGCGCAGATCCTGTTCCGCGATGCGGTCGCCATGGTGAACATGGCGCCACACCTTGCGGCTCGCTTGGTCCAGTCGGGGCGCGATGAAAAGGTCTGGAACCTGTTCTACCCCGCGACCAACAGCTTTTTCCGCCCGATCAGTTCCGACGAGGGGCAGTCCGGCCCCCGGCCCCATGTGGCGCTGATCGATGAGCTGCATGAGCACAAGACCGCCAGCGCCGTGAACATGATGCGCGCCGGTACCAAGTTCCGGCGTCGGGCGCTGATCGTGATGATCACCAACAGTGGCTCGGACAAGGGCTCTGTATGTGGTCAGTATCACGACCTGGGCGTGCGCATCTGCGAGGGCAAGGAACACAACGATGCGTTCTTTGCCTTCATCTGCTCGCTGGACAAGGGCGACGACCCATTCAAGGAAGAAGCCTGCTGGCCCAAGGTCAACCCCTCGCTGGACTTCATTCTGGAAGGCCAGACCGATGGCATCCCGGGTCGCAAGTACCTGCGAGAACAGGTTGCCGAGGCCAAAGGGCTGCCGGCTAAAGAGGCGGTCGTTCGGCGCCTGAACTTCTGCGAATGGACCCAGGCGACATCGCCTTGGCTGTCGTGGGAAATCTGGAGCCAGGCGGCGGATGGCGTACCGATGCGGGTGCTGCGCAACAGACCGTGTGTCGGTGGCCTGGACCTGTCCAGTACCACGGACTTGACCGCCTTCGTTCTGATGTTCGCCCCAGTGCCTTACGACCCGCACTGGCGGTCGCTCTCGTACTTCTGGATACCCGACGATGACTTGTCGGGGCGTGAGAAGCGCGACCGCGTGCCTTACCTGCAATGGGTAAAGGAGCGCCACCTGGAAACCACGCCGGGGCGCGCGATCAGCAAGCTGCACGTGCTGAGGCGCCTGCAGACGATCTGCGATTACTTCGACGTGCGGCGGATCGCTTATGACCGCTGGCGGATCGAGGATCTGTTGCAACTGATGACCGACAACAGCATCACGCTCCCCGAGCTGCTGCCTTTCGGTCAGGGCTTCAAGGACATGGGGCCGGCTGTGGACGAGTTCGAGCGTCGGCTGTTGGGGCGCAAGACGATGGATCAAGGCGTCATCGACCTTGACCCTACCGAGTATGAAGTTGTGTCGGAGGTCACTACGCCCGTTGAGGCCGAGGTGGTGGAGACTTTGTTGCACGACAACAACCCGGTGATGACCTGGTGCGCCGGTAACGCGGTGATCGTGTTCGACCCGGCTAACAACCGCAAAGTGGATAAGTCAAAGGCCACTGGCCGCATCGACGGCATCGTCGCGGCCCTGATGGCAGTCGGCATCAGCGGTGACATATCCGAAGCGACGGGCAAGTCCGTCTACGACGAAGGGGTGGGAATATGA